taatataagtattgttattttgtatcaagattatttaataataatattattaatattatttcgaGGAGGGTTCGGGGATGAGAATAATATCATCATACCAGCCCCGAACTCAAAAAAATCGAGGATCCATGTCCTCGTTTTGGGTTTTCCAGCGGAACCTTGAACACATTGAAAATCGTCATCCCTAGTTATCATGGTGGATTTCAAATCTATCATGACATAATTTCAAATTCTTTACTCAAATATCTCTTAAAATCCAAATCTTTCAATTCAAACACAACCGGAAGATATTATCACATTTATATTTTCTCGTAACAAACGTATAATGACACATAACATTTAGCACGTTATATATGTAGAGTCAAAAACATTAACTGAATCGAAAAATTATATGAAACAAATGTTCATATTTTTGGGTATCCCTTAACACAATTTGCCAattaaatgtaaaaaaaaaaggttCTAAAGTTGAAACTTCTAAAATCAAACGATTTGAATCTAAGCTCtcctttgttgagctccctagaAGTTAGAGAGTTCCCCCGCTGTATACATTTGAAGATGTGGGCCAGTATCCGTATAGTGGCCCAACTACTCGGTCCAAACATCAACAAACTTCAAACTGCAGGCCCATCTGGGCTTTTGCTCATGTTGTATTTTTAGTACAAATATTATTGACCTGCAACCGAAGACAAAAAATACATCAAATATTAATTTAGTACTAACAAAAAAATACACATGACACATATGTAAAATAACGGCGATTACATATATTAATCATAAAGTTGATTCATAAAattttgttataatttttaatcattatttaaacGATGATCATGTAAGtatattaaatatgtaattGGTAGAGATAAATagaatttttgaattttcacAATATATCAGATATTGTAGTTAtgattaaattatataaaaatattacttatctaaataaatatagtattttagtaaatgacaaaaatttgtgtgagacggtttcacggatcgtatatgtgagacggatcgtatttgggtcatccatgaaaaaatattactttttatgctaagaatattactttttattgctaatatcggtaggattgacccgtctcacagattaaaaccCGTGAGACGttatgagacccactcttagtAAAAAATAATTGATGTCATAAATTCATAACAACAAATATTTCGGTCTTTATATATGTTATAGAATATAGATATTAACTCTCCTAGATCACCaataatttcatgaaataaccaatttaataaattaacggTCCAAATTTTCACTACAATAtacaaattaatataaaatagcaCATCAGGGTGCAAGTAAAAGAGAAATTATAAATACTAAtagctattttttaaaaaaaaattagttataATTATGACATCATAtcgaaaaaattaattaattaatatataagtGGGGGGAAAAGCTGAAGGGAAAATAAATGAATAACATGGGTTCACGTACGAGAAAGTCGACCCAATAAATGACCAAACATGGTAGCACGTAATATAAAGCGTACCCGTGCTGCATTAACCggagaaaaggaaaaaaaatgtattttattaagtgatgttTTCGACTTAGTTTTTTAAACAAATGTTCCTTttgaattttgatatatatttattaatatataaattcCAAAGTCTAAATATGCAAATCTCTTTTATTAATCAAACTTATGGTTGACAACTTTAGGGTATaattattcaaaattaatatttaatattgaTTTATCGAAAGAAACAAAGTGCAAAATTACTAATAAAATATGTTCAACAACTTACTTGATAGTTCATACTAACCGAACTGAtttagaatttttattgcttgaaTCAATGTATGTTAAGTAACATTGGTTATGTCTCGATATATATAGTAATATGGTCTttatatctattttttttttttatgaaattagaTTTCacaattgtaattttttttatgtacgCTGGATAAACTTCGAACTAATACAATGATTTACAGACAATTTTAGTCAAATAAATTATACTGAATAATTTCGATATAACAAACGTGTTCGATAAAACATTATCGAgataatcaaaattttaatcATCGACAaaacattattattttgaacACATATTGGTTGTCTTTATAattaatggcaaaaacttgtgtgagacggtctcacagatcgtatttgtgagacagatctcttatttgggtcacccatgaaaaagtactcatctcacagattacgatctgtgagacggtctcacatgagagtcactcataattaaaatagtaaTAACTCAACTACCGGGTACAGACTAAAACTTTCAAAGGTTGGAGCTGAGTCGGCGCTTGAACCAAGAGACTAGTGATCACAATATATAACCTTGGAGACAGAGTAAGCAAAATAACCAAGAACGAATTCTGGGCATTGGAGACTGTACAATCGCATGTCTTGTATTGATCCagatgataaagatgaaagctTTATCATTGCCAATATCCAGTCCAAGCAGGGTGGAGAAGTTTACGCCTCCGTTGATGAGATTCTTGACCGGTAATGTGGTGAGCAGAAGCAGAGCCAGGTCGCGTGCGATCCCAATTTTCGGCAAGAGGAATGCTGCTGGGTTGATTGATGAAACCACTCGAGAACCATCTTCTCCAAAAGTTACTTGCATTGGCCAAGTCAGGGCCCGCAGCGCTACCTCCGAGTCAGTCTTAAATCCCCGCCACACCACCGGAAACCGCCGCCGCTGGTGGTGGTTGAAGAAACCCTTGTTTGGTTACAAACTCCCTTGCAGATTTCGCAGGTATAAGACCTTTCGCGGGCTCCTTTTCAGGTGGGTTCTGTGCCGTAGTAAGGCTGGTTACGGCAAGAAAATGGATGCAAGAGTGGATTCTTTCGTGGTTGAATCGAATCAGAATTCTGACAAGAATGAGGATTTTGAAGCTAAGGTTCGACAAATTGTGCCTGTAAATGCTTTATCATTGACTAGGTATAGGCCTCTTTCTCGCAGATCGTCATATTTGGGAGGTAGAATTTGCGAGTCTACATCGGAATCATGTGAAATAGGAGAGCTTAAAACTGAAAATGAGCCGAAAACTCTGCAAAATTTTCAGGAAATATTTAGAAATTTCAGTTCGGAAATTAGTCACGaaagttgcaaagaactggGAAATACAAAAACTGTCGTTGAAGATTTGAATGGAATTTTTGGAGTTGCAACAGCTCATCCTTTACTGCTCACAAGATGTAAATCAGGACCAGCGAGAACTGCTTGATCCGGGAACCGATTAATACTGTTTTGGagaagattaaaaaaaatattgatatgtAATATGAgagatgaaaaataaattagtcTTAATGATGATAAATAACTTAtatattgtaattaattatatgaTGTATATATTGAGAGTgataatgtaaataattatatttttatcatcAACATCAAACTGTCGTTTATTACAttgtaaatttatatttttgaaaaagcacttttaaaaaaaaaaaaaaaagagcatGAAAGTCTgcgatttttcaaaaaataaaaaaggagCATGAAAGTCTGCGTCGTTAATCGTAATCTATTTTACACAATCGGAGAGCTGCGTGGGGAAAGCTCTTGGATTAAGCGAGAGCCGGTGATGATATTAAATATACTGCTTCTCAAGCAAGTCCATCTGATTTAAGCCCAAATTAAGACTGGAAATTGTAGGCCCAAGCCCAAATATCAATTCGATTAAATTTGTTGTTCCTTCGGGAAAATATAAGGTCTTTCATCATTActacttttttttaataaagaaaattgctatatttttccataatttaaaaatatgatttctgtTTCGGATAGTTCTTTAAACGAAATACCGTTTCACCGGTGTATTTAGATATTagaatgagtctcatgtgagaccgtctcacggatcataatctgtgagacgggtcaaccctacccatattcacactaaaaagtaatactcttagcataaaaagtgatactttttcatgggtgacccaaataagagatccgtctcacaaataatactcgtgagaccgtctcacacaagtttttacctagaTATTAAACTTACTTTTACTTAGGAATTATATTTCTTGAAATATATACAATTGATCTTCTGGATATTATCATCGAGGTGATGTTCACTTAttgattgtgataaaattaCACATTTATTTTTCAGCTCAACGATTCTCATATAAATGATACTCATAAGATAAAAACTTGCGTAAGAcaatctcacggatcgtattttgtgatacatatatcttatttaggtcatctatgaaaaatattactttttatgctaagattatttttttttattgtgaatatcggcagggttgacccgtctcacagataaagattcgtagaccgtctcacaaaagacctactctataCATAATATGAAACCTTCATACGTATGTGTATGTATAGACACATATTCATGAGTAATCTGTCTAGCAGCGGTGGCTTGTGTTCTGTGACGTAATAAGGTTTCAAATCCCGTGAGCAtgtgaagtttaaaaaattcgTCAATGCTCGAACCGCCTcagttaaaataaaatatataaatccaATTTTATGGAATAAACTACAGCCAAAATTTACTTGTCCTCCATTTAATTGTTTAACAATGACACGATTCCAGTACCTTGTCCGATTCTATGGGCAGATTTATTCGTTTTCTTGTGAAAGCCGGACAACACAGGTGCATTAGATATTACGTTAGGTATGCTTGCCTTATCATCTGTCCAAATTAAATTCGAATCATATATGAATGAACAAAGAAGCTGAGTTTTTATCCACAAGAAAATTATATTATCCTTTTCCCCTTcactatttataaatatatagtgcaataatcaataataaaaaaagattATATCTATAAACTATACGACGACacaattaattatgttgtgacAGATTTCATCTTGCTGTCTTTGATCTAATATGATGACTTTCTCCTTTGTTACAGCAGAAAAAGTCAGGTTAAGATTAGTTCAAATGACTAAAGGTCGGGTTAAATTAGCGGaccttttaaatatttaattaaataattcataCAAGGAATTTTCCAAAAAGATATTATTATACCTTTCTTCTTCAGATCATCTCACTTGCACTTTACAATAtatcaaagataaaaatttgtgtgaaacgatcctacagatcgtattttgtgagacatatattttatttgggtcatctatgaaaaaatattactttttatgctaagattattactttttattgtgaatatcggtaggttgactcatctcacggataaaaattcgtgaaacaGTCTCACAAGAAATGCTCTAACTAAAAAACTCTTTTGTTTGCTTTTAAcaagagttgtgttttggttTGTGAAAGCAACCACCAACCAACCTACaaacacaaaaaataaaaacctaTGCAAGAAAATGACTTCCATTTTAGTTTCTTCCTTCATGGCCTGATATTAGTTGGAAAAGATGGAACACTTGAACCTTCAAATCTCAGAACAATACATAGTACGTACATAGGATAAAAATGAAGTCAATAATGTTAGATAAAAAGTTTAAGTTAATCAATGTATATAAGTTAATGAGTAGAAAGCTGAAACCGAATCCGTTTACCACGTCGGAGTTGTCGGCGTTCATACCAAGTCTAGGCCATGACTGCTTCCACCACCGGTGAAACTAGTTTCAGATGAGGACGTGGAAATGGTGATCACCTCATTCAAATCAGTCACGCTATCTTGCAAGGTCATCAAGAGGTGGGATGTGCTAAAACTCAAAGTCGGCCTAGTTCTTGGTACAATGGGGACCTCGGTTTCACCCACCAGCATTTGAACCACAACCCTCATCGTAGGTCGAGCCATTGGGTCCGGGTGGGAACATGCAAGCCCTACCATTAGCACTCGTCTCATCACCTCCTCATTGTACTCGTTCCCAAGCCTTGGATCTGATGCCAACATCAACCTTCCTTCTCTGTGCAAACTCCACACCCATTCCACCAAATTACTGCTGACCCCAACTTTTCCTACCCCTATAACCTCTT
The Primulina eburnea isolate SZY01 chromosome 5, ASM2296580v1, whole genome shotgun sequence genome window above contains:
- the LOC140831629 gene encoding uncharacterized protein yields the protein MIKMKALSLPISSPSRVEKFTPPLMRFLTGNVVSRSRARSRAIPIFGKRNAAGLIDETTREPSSPKVTCIGQVRARSATSESVLNPRHTTGNRRRWWWLKKPLFGYKLPCRFRRYKTFRGLLFRWVLCRSKAGYGKKMDARVDSFVVESNQNSDKNEDFEAKVRQIVPVNALSLTRYRPLSRRSSYLGGRICESTSESCEIGELKTENEPKTLQNFQEIFRNFSSEISHESCKELGNTKTVVEDLNGIFGVATAHPLLLTRCKSGPARTA